Proteins from a single region of Coregonus clupeaformis isolate EN_2021a chromosome 19, ASM2061545v1, whole genome shotgun sequence:
- the cat gene encoding catalase, which translates to MAEDRGKATDQMKLWKAGRSAQRPDTLTTGAGHPVGDKLNIMTAGPQGPLLVQDTPFIDEMAHFDRERIPERVVHAKGGGAFGYFEVTHDISRYCKAKVFEHVGKTTPIAIRFSTVAGESGSADTVRDPRGFAVKFYTDEGNWDLTGNNTPIFFIRDAMLFPSFIHSQKRNPQTHLKDPDMVWDFWSLRPECMHQVSFLFSDRGLPDGFRHMNGYGSHTFKLVNAKGQPVYCKFHYKTDQGIKNMKPEDAEHLASTDPDYAIRDLYTAIANGNFPSWSFYIQVMTFEQAEKFQWNPFDLTKVWSHKEYPLIPVGRLVLNRNPVNYFAEIEQLAFDPSNMPPGIEPSPDKMLQGRLFSYPDTHRHRLGANYLQLPVNCPFRTRVANYQRDGPMCMFDNQAGTPNYFPNSFSAPETQPQHVETKFEVSPDVGRYNSADDDNVTQVRTFFTKVLNEEERQRLCQNMAGALKGAQVFIQKRWVQNLMAVHADYGNRVQSLLNNAEPKKDTVRVYTRGGAAAITASSKM; encoded by the exons AGGCCAGACACCCTGACCACGGGGGCTGGTCACCCGGTAGGGGACAAGCTGAATATAATGACAGCAGGTCCCCAGGGGCCCCTCCTGGTGCAGGACACCCCGTTCATTGACGAGATGGCACACTTCGACCGTGAGCGCATCCCAGAGAGGGTGGTGCACGCCAAGGGAGGCG GAGCGTTCGGGTACTTTGAGGTGACACATGACATCTCTCGCTACTGCAAGGCCAAGGTGTTTGAGCATGTGGGAAAGACCACACCCATCGCCATCCGCTTCTCCACCGTGG CTGGGGAATCGGGCTCAGCCGACACAGTGAGAGACCCACGTGGCTTTGCAGTCAAGTTCTACACTGACGAGGGCAACTGGGACCTTACTGGCAACAACACCCCCATATTCTTTATCAGGGACGCCATGCTG TTCCCATCCTTCATCCACTCTCAGAAGCGCAACCCCCAGACTCACCTAAAGGACCCAGACATGGTGTGGGACTTCTGGAGCTTGCGGCCTGAGTGTATGCATCAG GTGTCCTTCCTGTTCAGTGACCGTGGTCTGCCCGACGGCTTCCGCCACATGAACGGCTACGGCTCCCACACCTTCAAGCTGGTCAACGCCAAGGGTCAGCCCGTCTACTGCAAGTTCCACTACAAG ACCGACCAGGGCATCAAGAACATGAAACCTGAGGATGCCGAGCACCTGGCTTCCACCGACCCGGACTACGCCATCCGAGACCTTTACACCGCCATCGCCAACGGCAACTTCCCCTCCTGGTCCTTTTACATCCAGGTCATGACCTTTGAGCAGGCAGAGAAGTTCCAGTGGAACCCCTTTGACCTGACCAAG GTGTGGTCTCACAAGGAGTACCCCCTCATTCCTGTGGGGAGGTTGGTGCTCAACAGAAACCCTGTCAACTACTTTGCTGAGATCGAGCAGCTAGCTTTCGACCCCAGCAACATGCCCCCTGGCATCGAGCCCAGCCCTGACAAGATGCTGCAGGGGCGTCTGTTCTCCTACCCAGACACACACCGGCACCGGCTGGGCGCCAACTACCTGCAGCTGCCCGTCAACTGCCCCTTCAGGACCCGTGTGGCCAACTACCAGCGAGATGGGCCTATGTGCATGTTCGACAACCAGGCTGGCACTCCCAACTACTTCCCCAACAGCTTCAGTGCTCCAGAGACCCAGCCCCAGCACGTGGAGACCAAGTTTGAGGTGTCCCCAGACGTGGGCCGCTACAACAGTGCTGACGATGATAACGTCACACAG GTGCGTACCTTCTTCACTAAGGTGCTGAACGAGGAGGAGCGCCAGAGGCTCTGTCAGAACATGGCTGGTGCCCTGAAGGGAGCCCAAGTCTTTATCCAGAAACGCTGG GTTCAGAACTTGATGGCTGTGCATGCAGACTATGGAAACAGGGTCCAGTCCCTACTCAACAATGCTGAGCCCAAGAAG